A window of the Burkholderia sp. 9120 genome harbors these coding sequences:
- a CDS encoding VIT family protein has protein sequence MKAIAEHKGIGKRSRHRTGKSGWLRAAVLGANDGILSTSSLVLGVAAAHGSHRSVLIAGVASVVAGAMSMAAGEYVSVHSQKDSEQADLAIERTELRTDNSGEHAELAAIYVGRGLDLPLAKQVADKLMAHDALGAHARDELGLTSALKARPIQAALASAGSFAVGAAMPLLVTALAPEPRIAGFVSGASLFFLAFLGGLAARVGGAGVIAGAIRVTFWGALAMAITAGVGNLFGRLM, from the coding sequence ATGAAGGCAATTGCCGAACATAAGGGAATCGGGAAACGGAGTCGCCATCGAACGGGCAAAAGTGGCTGGCTGCGCGCCGCGGTCCTGGGGGCCAATGACGGCATCCTGTCGACGTCGAGCCTGGTTCTCGGTGTAGCGGCCGCGCATGGTAGTCATCGCAGCGTATTGATCGCCGGAGTTGCGAGTGTTGTCGCCGGTGCGATGTCGATGGCTGCGGGGGAGTATGTGTCGGTGCACTCGCAGAAGGATAGCGAGCAGGCGGACCTGGCAATTGAACGGACGGAGCTTAGAACGGACAATTCAGGCGAGCACGCTGAACTCGCGGCGATCTATGTCGGGCGCGGACTTGATCTGCCGCTCGCCAAACAGGTCGCGGACAAATTGATGGCCCACGACGCTCTTGGCGCGCACGCCCGGGACGAACTCGGCCTAACGTCGGCTCTGAAAGCTCGCCCGATCCAGGCAGCGCTTGCCTCGGCAGGCAGCTTCGCCGTCGGGGCCGCCATGCCCCTGCTAGTCACCGCCCTGGCACCAGAACCTCGGATAGCAGGTTTTGTCTCTGGGGCGTCTCTGTTTTTCCTGGCGTTTTTGGGTGGCCTTGCGGCGCGAGTCGGCGGTGCCGGCGTGATTGCCGGCGCCATCCGGGTCACGTTCTGGGGCGCGTTAGCAATGGCGATCACGGCGGGCGTCGGCAACCTGTTTGGACGACTGATGTGA
- a CDS encoding zinc-dependent alcohol dehydrogenase family protein, with protein MLAMMFDGISPVLRETQVAEPVVGDDDLLIDIHACGVCRTDLHVVDRDLTSPKLPLIPGHEIVGVVAAIGSEVRDFKPGDRVGVPWLGHTCGHCYYCLAHRENLCDNPGFTGYTINGGYAERTVADSRYCLHLPPAYADAEAAPLLCAGVIGYRTLELAGDARRIGIYGFGAAAHIVAQVARHQGRAIYAFTRPGDIAAQRLALRSGARWAGSSDEAPPEELDAALIFAPVGALVPIALKALVKGGIVVCGGIHMSEIPAFSYDLLWDERRICSVANLTREDGAAFMRLASEIKLEIEVTRYPMKDANRALDDLRAGRLSGAAVLVMPDESHDRP; from the coding sequence ATGCTCGCAATGATGTTTGACGGTATATCACCGGTCTTGCGTGAAACGCAGGTTGCCGAGCCTGTTGTGGGCGATGACGACTTGCTGATTGACATTCACGCCTGCGGCGTGTGCCGCACCGATTTGCACGTGGTGGATCGCGATTTGACTTCACCGAAACTCCCTCTGATTCCGGGCCATGAAATAGTAGGCGTAGTGGCCGCGATAGGCTCTGAGGTGCGCGATTTCAAGCCGGGAGATAGGGTTGGCGTCCCATGGCTTGGACATACGTGCGGCCATTGCTACTACTGCCTCGCACATCGGGAAAACCTGTGCGATAACCCTGGTTTCACGGGCTATACGATCAACGGCGGTTATGCAGAACGGACCGTCGCCGATAGCCGCTATTGTTTGCATTTACCCCCTGCGTATGCGGATGCAGAGGCGGCGCCGCTTCTGTGTGCCGGCGTCATCGGCTACCGTACGCTGGAATTGGCCGGCGACGCCAGGCGTATCGGTATCTACGGGTTTGGCGCGGCCGCGCACATCGTCGCGCAGGTGGCTCGCCATCAGGGGCGCGCGATCTACGCTTTCACTCGGCCCGGCGATATCGCGGCACAACGGCTTGCGCTTCGATCTGGCGCACGGTGGGCCGGGAGTAGCGATGAAGCACCGCCAGAAGAGCTTGACGCCGCGCTAATCTTCGCCCCGGTGGGCGCTCTGGTTCCGATTGCGCTTAAAGCGCTCGTCAAAGGCGGAATTGTCGTTTGCGGCGGAATACATATGAGCGAGATCCCGGCTTTCTCTTACGACCTCCTGTGGGACGAGCGCCGGATTTGCTCAGTCGCCAATCTCACGAGAGAAGATGGAGCGGCATTTATGCGCCTCGCCAGCGAGATCAAGCTCGAGATCGAGGTGACACGCTATCCAATGAAGGATGCAAACAGGGCGCTCGATGACCTGCGGGCAGGGCGCCTTTCGGGGGCTGCCGTGCTTGTCATGCCGGATGAGTCTCACGACCGACCTTAG
- a CDS encoding PRC-barrel domain-containing protein: MKQFKYPLSAALLAMAIMSGSLWAQGAPQTISVKRVDVVQLATGYRASKISGSSVYNGNKDIIGTIDDLIIGPTDPLPYLVLSVGGFLGMGTHLVAVPFSSIQIVDKQIRLPGATRDSLKALPEFKYTPD; encoded by the coding sequence ATGAAACAATTCAAATACCCCCTGAGCGCCGCCCTCCTGGCAATGGCCATCATGAGTGGGTCGCTTTGGGCTCAGGGCGCGCCACAGACGATAAGTGTCAAGCGAGTGGACGTGGTTCAACTTGCGACCGGATATCGTGCCTCGAAAATCAGCGGTTCTTCCGTGTATAACGGCAACAAAGACATAATCGGGACCATCGACGATCTGATCATCGGTCCAACGGATCCCTTACCCTATCTTGTGCTGTCGGTCGGGGGCTTTTTGGGCATGGGAACCCATCTGGTCGCCGTGCCGTTCAGTAGCATTCAGATTGTCGACAAACAGATACGCCTGCCCGGCGCAACTAGAGATTCACTGAAGGCATTGCCCGAATTCAAGTACACGCCGGACTAG
- a CDS encoding PqiA/YebS family transporter subunit gives MEYARNLIACRNCDMLIRKRRLIGRGEIAFCPRCSSTLYSNMSRRINLASAVALAALITFLIAQAYPILELVADGTTSQTTLIGAIVVLWRENMQFVAALVFCSTVLFPLTELLALLYVLIPVSTGYIPPGFNKVLRLIQLVRPWEMIEVFMLAVLVTMVKMQSLARVIPETALFAFVALTLMLAALVKLDLFALWDFADGLPAGKPAKYPAGDSGEATQPVPAMAAASRSPKASPTLTYVTALQMGLIACNACGRVEPRDLSIKRQRCPRCDSVLHRRHPDSLRRAWALLVAAALLYIPANLLPVMHTASLLDTQDNTIISGVVYFWTSGDWPLAVVVFVASIIVPMLKISALVLLLVTAQRHSRWYPRERTTLYRFLERIGRWSMLDVFVVTLTVALVRFQSFAEVTAGLGVIAFGSVVILTLLASMQFDPRLTWDGAGESPEVVHDSNDDGHKSTHVRSPSVK, from the coding sequence ATGGAATACGCCAGGAACCTGATCGCGTGCCGCAATTGCGACATGTTGATCCGCAAACGAAGGTTGATCGGCCGCGGCGAAATTGCATTCTGTCCGCGGTGTAGTTCGACGCTCTACAGCAACATGTCGCGGCGGATCAACCTGGCAAGCGCGGTAGCGCTGGCCGCTCTGATCACCTTCCTGATTGCCCAGGCCTATCCGATCCTCGAACTAGTGGCCGATGGCACCACGTCGCAGACCACCCTGATCGGCGCGATCGTGGTCTTATGGCGCGAGAACATGCAGTTCGTCGCGGCATTGGTGTTTTGCTCGACCGTTCTGTTTCCGCTGACCGAGCTTCTCGCTTTGCTCTATGTTCTGATACCCGTCAGCACTGGCTATATCCCCCCGGGATTCAACAAGGTGCTGAGGTTGATCCAGTTGGTGCGGCCGTGGGAAATGATTGAAGTCTTCATGCTCGCAGTGCTGGTTACGATGGTGAAGATGCAGAGTCTCGCACGTGTGATTCCGGAAACCGCTTTGTTTGCATTCGTCGCGCTGACGCTGATGCTCGCGGCTCTCGTGAAGCTGGATTTGTTCGCCTTATGGGATTTTGCGGACGGTCTGCCCGCAGGCAAACCCGCGAAGTACCCCGCAGGTGACTCCGGGGAAGCAACGCAACCCGTGCCAGCAATGGCGGCGGCCTCACGATCGCCCAAGGCCAGCCCTACACTTACCTATGTCACCGCGCTACAGATGGGTCTGATTGCATGCAATGCGTGCGGACGGGTTGAGCCGCGCGACCTGTCCATCAAGCGCCAGCGCTGCCCGCGATGCGACTCCGTGCTGCACCGGCGTCATCCCGATAGCCTGAGACGCGCCTGGGCGCTGCTGGTCGCCGCAGCGCTCCTATATATTCCCGCCAATCTGCTACCCGTCATGCATACAGCTTCATTGCTGGACACGCAAGACAACACCATCATCAGCGGCGTAGTCTACTTCTGGACATCGGGTGACTGGCCGCTCGCTGTTGTCGTATTCGTCGCGAGCATTATCGTGCCGATGCTGAAAATCTCCGCGCTGGTGCTTCTCCTGGTCACTGCGCAGCGTCATTCACGTTGGTATCCGCGCGAACGCACCACGCTATACCGGTTCCTGGAACGCATTGGGCGCTGGTCGATGCTCGACGTATTTGTCGTCACACTGACCGTCGCGCTGGTGCGCTTCCAGTCGTTCGCTGAGGTCACTGCCGGCCTCGGGGTTATCGCATTCGGCTCGGTGGTGATTCTCACCTTGCTGGCCTCGATGCAATTCGATCCACGGCTCACCTGGGACGGCGCGGGGGAAAGTCCCGAAGTCGTTCACGACTCTAACGACGACGGGCACAAAAGCACTCACGTCCGTTCCCCATCCGTAAAGTAA
- a CDS encoding copper-translocating P-type ATPase, which translates to MKSLNLPIAEARTPPTEKNAVYTCPMHPQVRLPESGPCPICGMTLELVTPGTADESLSELKDMTRRFWGAAALSLPLLWLTMGHMLPIPDLNTAVDRAAAKWGLPHLTGVSWSEYVQALLATPVVLWAGWPFLERGWKSFVTWRLNMFSLVGLGVVTAYLFSLYALFFPAGVPETFRRGHELPLYFEAASVIVALILLGQVLELRARSRTSSAIKGLLKLAPDTAIRLRADGADEVVPLEAVVAGDILRVKPGSKVPVDGVLTKGQSTVDESMITGEPIPAEKVSGSKVTGATVNQTGSFLMRAEKVGSETLLARIIQLVAEAGRSRAPIQKLADTVSGWFVPIVIVIAIVAFAGWAIWGPAPAVGNALVVAISVLIIACPCALGLATPVSIIVGIGRGAKQGVLIKDAEALELMEKVDTLVVDKTGTLTEGKPRVQAVIALNDVAQGLVLSYAASLEAMSEHPLAQAIVSHAHDNDAVLLPVSSFKSLTGKGVAGTIDGHAVLLGNARLLEDAHVDVSSATWQVDSLRAGAQTVMYLSLDGKLAGYVGVSDPVKSTTPEAVRLLRDSGVKIFMLTGDNPVTANVVAKALALDGVKAGVLPEDKHKYVQELQQQGHIVAMAGDGVNDAPALAQANVGIAMGTGTDVAMNSARVVLVKGDLRGIATARVLSVATMKNIRQNLFFAFAYNAIGIPVAAGVLYPWLGVLLSPVIASAAMAVSSVSVIANALRLRTARI; encoded by the coding sequence ATGAAATCCTTGAATCTGCCAATTGCAGAGGCTCGCACGCCCCCGACGGAAAAGAATGCGGTGTACACATGTCCGATGCATCCTCAAGTCAGGTTGCCGGAGTCTGGACCGTGTCCTATATGTGGCATGACGCTCGAGTTGGTCACGCCCGGCACGGCGGACGAATCGCTTAGTGAACTCAAGGACATGACGCGGCGCTTCTGGGGCGCGGCGGCGCTATCGTTGCCCTTGCTGTGGCTGACAATGGGACATATGTTGCCTATCCCTGACCTCAACACAGCGGTTGACCGCGCGGCGGCTAAGTGGGGATTGCCGCATCTGACAGGCGTCTCATGGTCCGAATACGTACAGGCATTGTTGGCGACGCCCGTAGTTCTATGGGCGGGATGGCCGTTTCTCGAACGGGGATGGAAATCCTTCGTTACCTGGCGACTGAACATGTTCAGCCTTGTTGGCCTCGGCGTTGTCACGGCGTACCTCTTCAGTCTGTACGCGTTATTCTTTCCTGCCGGTGTCCCGGAGACGTTCCGGCGCGGACATGAATTGCCTTTATATTTCGAGGCGGCCTCCGTCATCGTGGCTCTGATCCTGCTGGGCCAGGTGCTTGAGCTTCGTGCCCGCTCACGGACCTCAAGCGCGATAAAAGGCCTCCTGAAACTTGCGCCGGATACGGCAATCCGTTTGCGGGCGGACGGCGCCGACGAGGTTGTGCCGCTTGAGGCGGTCGTTGCCGGCGATATCTTGCGGGTTAAGCCCGGCTCAAAGGTTCCGGTTGATGGCGTTCTCACCAAAGGACAATCGACCGTGGACGAGTCGATGATCACCGGCGAACCGATTCCGGCCGAAAAAGTTTCGGGGAGCAAGGTGACCGGTGCGACCGTCAATCAAACCGGCTCGTTTCTCATGAGGGCCGAGAAAGTTGGCTCCGAAACACTGCTCGCGCGAATCATCCAGCTTGTCGCAGAAGCAGGCCGTTCTCGGGCGCCCATCCAAAAGCTGGCTGACACAGTATCTGGGTGGTTCGTACCTATCGTTATCGTCATCGCGATCGTTGCTTTCGCCGGATGGGCCATTTGGGGACCCGCGCCGGCAGTCGGCAACGCACTGGTCGTTGCCATTAGCGTGCTGATTATTGCTTGCCCTTGCGCGCTTGGTCTCGCGACGCCGGTGTCGATTATCGTGGGCATCGGTCGCGGCGCGAAACAGGGCGTGCTCATCAAAGATGCGGAGGCGCTCGAGTTGATGGAGAAGGTGGACACACTGGTTGTCGACAAGACGGGTACGCTTACGGAGGGAAAGCCTCGCGTCCAGGCAGTGATCGCGCTGAATGACGTGGCGCAAGGCCTCGTCCTCTCTTACGCAGCGAGCCTGGAAGCCATGAGTGAGCATCCGCTTGCCCAGGCGATCGTCAGCCATGCGCACGATAACGATGCAGTTTTATTACCCGTTTCGTCATTCAAATCTCTGACCGGCAAAGGTGTGGCTGGAACAATTGACGGGCACGCCGTTCTGCTTGGTAACGCGCGGCTGCTGGAAGACGCCCACGTGGACGTCTCTTCCGCAACCTGGCAGGTGGACAGTCTGCGGGCAGGCGCACAGACCGTGATGTATCTCTCTCTGGACGGCAAGCTGGCTGGCTACGTCGGAGTGTCTGATCCGGTGAAAAGTACGACGCCAGAGGCGGTCCGGCTCCTTCGCGACTCCGGCGTCAAAATATTTATGCTCACAGGCGACAATCCGGTAACCGCGAATGTGGTCGCCAAAGCATTAGCCCTCGACGGCGTAAAGGCGGGCGTGCTGCCGGAGGATAAACACAAATACGTGCAGGAGTTGCAACAGCAAGGACACATTGTGGCGATGGCTGGTGACGGGGTGAACGATGCGCCGGCTCTTGCGCAGGCTAACGTCGGCATTGCGATGGGCACCGGTACCGACGTCGCAATGAACAGCGCGCGCGTCGTGCTTGTTAAAGGCGACCTGCGGGGCATTGCGACGGCGCGTGTGCTCAGCGTCGCGACGATGAAAAATATCCGTCAGAATCTTTTTTTCGCGTTCGCCTACAACGCTATTGGGATACCGGTTGCGGCGGGTGTTCTGTACCCCTGGCTTGGCGTCCTGCTGAGCCCGGTTATCGCGAGTGCTGCGATGGCGGTTAGTTCCGTTTCGGTCATTGCGAACGCGCTAAGACTACGAACAGCACGGATCTAG
- a CDS encoding CheR family methyltransferase, translating to MNDSNKTSTAPRLVVAPRIVAIGASAGGLHALSLFFRAASEIPDDVAFVIVVHLAPGSESHLPGLLAKDTHLPVSAIEDGAMLRAGHVYVIPPKVSVVIEQGTFRLRAAVDRPAIPMPIDALFTSLAADQHDRAIGIVLTGANADGSAGLRAIKAEGGMVMAQMPETAEHSTMPSHAISTGLVDYVLPVEDMPAALFEYIRRSTGGMPQAAIDPPQPVDLEPVLRALAAAGSDFRGYKRGTLQRRIARRMAVNRVDSLRAYCDVLKASVEEAQALSLDMMIGVTEFFRDPDAWTALSERVLSVLLEEPQSEQPIRVWVPGCATGEEAYSMAMLLTEEIEKRRATRPFMILASDVNRVALGRARQGIYSASVASPVGEARLDRFFQPHNDGFQIRQELRETVLFTPQNLIADPPFSRVDLISCRNLLIYLEPEAQQRVFELFHFALNPKRYLFLGRSESTDPDSTQFQEVSRAWRIYQRSPILAAAPTAYRFSARTARHEEFPPASRVGVRSKGYAELVNATLLEEHHAASVLINSAHQVLYVSGSTDEYLTQPAGEPTGNILDMARDGLRLKLRIVLRRAIQDHADSPVSEIVADGGAPAVKITVTRPFDTTHAGRALLVIFARLPTADRPTSTVPSGADSDLWHLESELRTTQVELGSTIEELEESNSELRVSNEEILSMNEELRSANEELETSKEELQALNEQLNVVNSQLEQKVHQMEVLNEDVTNLLASTEIATLLLDRQGLIKRFTPSAARILGLAPPDIGRKIVEVLGNPLGDALPAEVDRILTGGDLQVEKEIETATAEWYVRRITPYIAIREAPPAGVVVTWTDITHVKLSDERARRLAAVVQDSNDAVTVFDLKGRFLAWNKAASAMYGFSETEALRMTVSDLVPRGARQDHLDFVHHAEHNEALHSYETQRVTKGGRVVDIWLTLSILSDSGGNAIAVASTERDLVNRSVSNAHLRERAEQLAVADRRKNEFLATLGHELRNPLAALVSAGNLLASETVAVTQKDWAAGVIQRQGRAMMHLVNDMLDISRITSGNIELNRQTVLLKTIVQSAIEVCQPIFDERRHTLSVSLPEESIWLNADPTRLSQVIENILINAAKYTAPGGAVQLRATRTANRISLSIKDNGRGIPSTMLGSLFEMFVQGPVSDSQRQSGLGVGLSVVRRLVELHGGSVRAISDGRTGSEFVVNLPLVPGAVFGEQVNSQPEPVAVRPKRILIIDDNADASEALAMLLANEGHEVETCLDGVSGISAAATFSPDVVLLDIGLPDMDGYEVSRRLRESGSNRNVILVAVTGYGLPSDHLRSAEAGFDHHLTKPVDYEALIRLFGAMPGKSRAL from the coding sequence ATGAATGATTCCAATAAGACCTCTACAGCGCCAAGGCTGGTCGTCGCTCCCCGAATAGTCGCGATCGGCGCGTCGGCCGGCGGCCTCCATGCGTTAAGCCTGTTTTTCAGGGCGGCGTCCGAAATTCCGGACGACGTTGCCTTCGTGATCGTGGTGCACCTGGCTCCGGGTTCCGAGAGTCACCTCCCGGGGTTGCTGGCCAAGGACACGCATTTGCCTGTGTCAGCCATCGAGGATGGCGCAATGCTGCGCGCGGGGCACGTCTATGTCATCCCGCCGAAAGTGTCCGTTGTCATCGAGCAAGGCACGTTCCGGTTGCGGGCCGCCGTCGATCGCCCAGCAATCCCCATGCCGATTGACGCATTATTTACATCGCTGGCCGCCGACCAGCACGACCGCGCCATCGGGATTGTGCTTACCGGCGCGAACGCGGACGGCTCAGCAGGTCTTAGAGCGATCAAGGCCGAAGGCGGTATGGTGATGGCGCAAATGCCGGAAACGGCCGAACACAGCACAATGCCCAGCCACGCAATTTCAACGGGTCTGGTGGACTATGTACTCCCGGTCGAAGACATGCCGGCTGCGCTGTTTGAATACATCAGACGTTCCACGGGCGGGATGCCTCAAGCAGCCATTGATCCACCGCAGCCGGTTGATCTTGAACCGGTGCTCAGGGCGCTTGCGGCTGCCGGATCAGATTTCAGGGGCTACAAACGGGGGACGCTTCAACGTCGCATTGCCCGTCGCATGGCGGTCAACCGGGTCGACAGCCTGCGCGCGTATTGCGACGTCCTGAAAGCCTCAGTCGAGGAGGCTCAGGCGCTTAGCCTGGACATGATGATTGGTGTGACGGAGTTCTTCCGCGACCCCGATGCATGGACCGCGCTGTCCGAACGCGTGCTGAGCGTACTGCTGGAGGAGCCGCAGAGCGAGCAGCCGATTCGTGTATGGGTGCCGGGATGCGCAACAGGCGAAGAAGCCTATTCGATGGCCATGCTGCTGACCGAGGAGATCGAGAAGCGCCGGGCGACGCGACCGTTCATGATCCTTGCCTCTGACGTGAACCGCGTTGCGCTGGGACGCGCACGTCAGGGCATCTATTCAGCCAGCGTCGCGTCACCAGTGGGTGAGGCGCGGCTCGATCGGTTCTTTCAACCTCACAACGACGGATTCCAGATCCGGCAGGAACTTCGCGAAACGGTTCTATTTACTCCGCAGAACCTGATTGCTGACCCGCCGTTTTCGCGGGTCGATCTGATCAGTTGCCGGAACCTGCTGATCTACCTCGAACCGGAAGCACAGCAGCGGGTGTTCGAGTTGTTCCACTTCGCACTCAATCCGAAGCGCTATCTGTTTCTGGGGCGCTCGGAAAGTACCGATCCCGATTCCACCCAGTTTCAGGAAGTCTCGAGAGCCTGGCGTATCTACCAGCGCAGTCCGATCCTGGCGGCGGCACCCACTGCCTATCGGTTTTCCGCAAGAACAGCGCGCCATGAAGAATTCCCGCCGGCGAGCCGTGTCGGTGTCCGCAGCAAGGGTTACGCGGAACTGGTCAACGCCACGCTGCTGGAAGAGCACCATGCTGCCTCGGTGCTGATCAATTCTGCTCACCAGGTGCTCTACGTGAGCGGCTCGACTGACGAATACCTGACGCAGCCGGCAGGTGAGCCGACGGGCAACATTCTCGACATGGCGCGCGATGGACTGCGCCTCAAACTGCGGATCGTATTGCGCCGGGCAATCCAGGATCATGCTGACTCGCCGGTCAGCGAAATCGTCGCTGACGGTGGTGCACCTGCGGTAAAAATCACGGTGACGCGACCGTTCGACACGACGCATGCCGGCAGGGCATTGCTTGTCATCTTTGCCAGGTTGCCGACGGCCGACCGGCCTACGTCGACGGTGCCCTCCGGCGCGGATTCCGATCTGTGGCACCTCGAGAGCGAGCTTCGCACCACGCAGGTGGAGCTCGGCAGCACGATCGAGGAACTGGAAGAGAGCAATAGCGAACTGAGGGTATCGAACGAAGAAATCCTTTCGATGAATGAGGAGCTGCGCTCTGCAAACGAAGAGCTCGAAACGTCCAAAGAGGAACTGCAGGCGCTCAATGAGCAGTTGAATGTCGTCAATTCTCAACTTGAGCAGAAGGTTCATCAAATGGAGGTCCTCAATGAGGACGTCACAAATCTGCTTGCCAGCACGGAAATCGCGACACTGCTTCTCGACAGGCAGGGGCTGATTAAACGGTTTACCCCGAGCGCGGCGAGGATCTTAGGACTGGCGCCGCCTGACATCGGACGCAAGATCGTAGAGGTCCTCGGCAACCCGCTCGGCGACGCGTTGCCGGCAGAGGTCGATCGGATACTCACGGGCGGGGACCTGCAGGTCGAGAAGGAGATAGAAACCGCGACTGCAGAATGGTATGTTCGCCGCATCACGCCGTATATCGCGATTCGCGAAGCACCACCTGCAGGCGTCGTGGTGACGTGGACCGACATTACGCACGTCAAGCTGTCCGACGAACGCGCCCGACGCCTTGCCGCAGTGGTTCAGGATTCAAACGACGCGGTGACGGTATTCGACCTCAAAGGCCGCTTTCTCGCCTGGAACAAGGCTGCGAGCGCGATGTACGGCTTCAGCGAGACCGAAGCGCTGCGCATGACTGTTTCCGATCTGGTGCCACGGGGTGCCAGGCAAGATCACCTCGACTTCGTCCACCATGCTGAGCATAACGAGGCACTGCACTCCTACGAGACACAGCGAGTAACGAAGGGCGGCCGCGTGGTCGACATATGGCTTACGCTGTCGATTCTGTCGGACAGCGGGGGCAATGCGATTGCCGTGGCATCGACCGAGCGCGATCTCGTCAACCGCAGCGTGAGCAATGCTCACCTTCGCGAGCGTGCCGAACAGCTGGCGGTCGCCGACCGACGGAAAAACGAATTTCTGGCGACGCTCGGCCATGAACTGCGCAATCCGCTTGCTGCGCTGGTCTCAGCCGGAAATCTGCTCGCGTCGGAAACGGTCGCAGTCACACAGAAGGACTGGGCTGCCGGTGTCATCCAGCGGCAAGGTCGCGCAATGATGCACCTCGTGAACGACATGCTCGATATCAGCCGGATAACGAGTGGCAATATCGAGTTGAATCGACAGACGGTTTTGCTGAAAACAATTGTCCAGAGCGCCATTGAAGTTTGCCAGCCAATCTTCGACGAGCGCCGTCATACGCTGTCCGTCTCGCTGCCGGAAGAATCCATTTGGCTAAACGCGGACCCGACGCGCCTGTCGCAGGTCATCGAGAATATCTTGATCAATGCGGCGAAATACACCGCGCCTGGCGGGGCCGTACAATTGCGGGCGACAAGAACGGCCAATCGGATTTCGCTCAGCATCAAGGACAACGGGAGAGGCATTCCGTCCACGATGCTCGGGAGTCTTTTCGAGATGTTTGTCCAGGGCCCCGTATCCGATAGCCAGCGCCAGAGTGGCCTGGGTGTCGGCCTGTCCGTGGTGCGCAGGCTCGTTGAGTTACACGGCGGCTCGGTCCGGGCCATTAGCGATGGCAGGACCGGCAGTGAGTTCGTCGTCAATCTGCCGCTCGTTCCGGGAGCCGTCTTCGGGGAGCAGGTCAATTCGCAGCCAGAACCGGTTGCCGTGCGACCGAAGCGGATTCTTATCATTGACGACAACGCCGACGCGAGTGAGGCCCTCGCAATGCTTCTGGCGAATGAAGGCCACGAGGTCGAGACCTGCCTGGATGGTGTTTCGGGAATCAGTGCGGCGGCAACTTTCAGCCCCGACGTCGTACTTCTCGATATCGGCCTCCCGGACATGGATGGTTACGAGGTATCGAGAAGGTTACGCGAATCCGGGTCCAACCGGAACGTGATCCTGGTGGCGGTCACCGGATATGGACTGCCGTCGGATCACCTCAGATCGGCTGAGGCCGGGTTCGACCATCATCTGACCAAGCCGGTCGACTATGAAGCCTTGATCCGGTTATTTGGCGCGATGCCAGGGAAATCGCGCGCGCTATAG
- a CDS encoding winged helix-turn-helix domain-containing protein, translating to MSKYKDLVERSGADAVARLRIHGGPSRLDDASQSWLVSAIKHSPGLHGYPGPTWTISQLRELIFRRFGVQFSPSHVGYLVRGYGLAYRLTYSTSEKASSATAHKPQSDVYAARRKIAAKMLLDGDSVEHVSKALNISVRTIAKYRSMVVANGVEAVEHLKASGRSATLGPEALKWLRATLEGSPMAHGYETELWRNGDVQKLIKEQFGIYHSAGHVRTLVGKLGLDHRMRPPKLRTEKKRLTINDETLAWVAATVKESPRIHGIDADHWTNGRLRTVLHRRVGVDYSRGYIWEIATRAGVADLLTKLRS from the coding sequence GTGAGCAAGTACAAGGACCTGGTTGAAAGGAGCGGAGCTGATGCTGTTGCGCGCCTTCGTATCCACGGAGGGCCCTCGCGACTGGATGATGCGTCGCAAAGCTGGCTCGTTAGCGCAATCAAGCACTCGCCGGGGCTTCACGGCTATCCAGGGCCGACCTGGACCATAAGCCAACTGCGCGAACTGATCTTTCGGCGTTTCGGCGTCCAGTTTTCACCTTCGCATGTTGGCTACCTCGTTCGGGGTTACGGCCTCGCCTATCGACTCACCTATTCGACTTCAGAAAAGGCGTCGTCTGCTACCGCTCATAAACCACAGAGCGACGTCTATGCCGCGCGCCGGAAGATTGCTGCGAAAATGCTGCTGGATGGGGACAGCGTCGAGCACGTCTCGAAAGCGCTCAACATCAGCGTGCGCACCATTGCAAAATACAGATCAATGGTAGTTGCTAATGGCGTTGAGGCTGTTGAGCATCTCAAGGCATCCGGGCGCAGTGCCACACTTGGCCCCGAGGCCCTTAAGTGGTTACGGGCGACATTGGAGGGCAGCCCCATGGCCCACGGCTATGAAACCGAACTCTGGAGAAACGGCGATGTTCAAAAGCTGATCAAGGAGCAATTCGGGATCTACCACTCTGCCGGGCATGTCAGGACCCTCGTCGGGAAGCTAGGCTTGGACCACAGGATGCGACCGCCGAAGCTGCGCACGGAGAAGAAGCGCCTGACGATCAATGATGAAACGCTGGCGTGGGTTGCCGCAACGGTCAAGGAGTCGCCGAGAATACACGGCATAGACGCTGATCACTGGACGAACGGCCGATTGCGCACCGTACTTCATCGGCGGGTGGGTGTCGATTATTCTCGAGGATATATCTGGGAAATTGCCACGCGTGCCGGCGTGGCGGACCTGCTTACAAAACTCCGTAGCTGA